A genomic window from Chitinivibrionales bacterium includes:
- a CDS encoding transglutaminase domain-containing protein, whose product IPARFEIGFPLPASKNSGEIPGYHCWAEFFNPQNGWIPVDISEAWKNPVKKDYFFGAHDANRVQFSVGRDIRLSPPQQGEPLNYFVYPYVEVAGQEYPRVSLNFSFADVEQGARASLQTGN is encoded by the coding sequence CATTCCCGCGCGCTTCGAAATTGGATTTCCGCTGCCTGCCAGTAAAAATTCCGGCGAGATTCCCGGATACCACTGCTGGGCTGAGTTCTTCAATCCGCAAAATGGATGGATCCCGGTCGACATTTCCGAGGCGTGGAAAAACCCTGTCAAAAAGGATTATTTCTTTGGCGCGCACGACGCCAACCGGGTGCAATTCTCAGTGGGGCGAGATATAAGGTTGAGCCCGCCGCAACAGGGCGAGCCTTTGAACTACTTTGTTTATCCCTATGTAGAAGTTGCCGGACAGGAATATCCGCGGGTGAGCCTGAACTTCTCGTTTGCGGACGTCGAGCAGGGCGCGCGGGCGTCGTTACAAACGGGCAACTGA